One window of the Zea mays cultivar B73 chromosome 3, Zm-B73-REFERENCE-NAM-5.0, whole genome shotgun sequence genome contains the following:
- the LOC103651405 gene encoding uncharacterized protein, with product MSSGADASDVDAALALLSGPDLVAHLRVTCRRADYEAAARVLGDRDRRHAQTEAALAEARTGLADLTAEVQALQERYLELKAASRGPSSRSSGGAIAAAAPRVNRRAQEPAPKSTIDLCSSSDNDEFEEGEFRPGVAGVSGTRKDSASKGQEGRRARVSRKRKAPASACSSDDDEISLSQLIKKRSSAKPWANGEPKKGHGDVQANSAGPLGFDRPVISPAIRGIPEAVSEHMVASPDDPKVSVFMQGTGNGQSGKNEGLSRTMPSPAPTGSGAGNGPHKNGPHKNGSECQTRIGEKQSPVAPPGNDASVQVRTPSVTNMARTNVGSARVVAETPMQHTHSTSDGTVNVALKSMEGQEKAIGLVHKTKVSLDTNGTGDKARIVLKDTREQQKPAGLVLHTKVLPRSDGIKEQGGKLSPFRSQVDAHGGRSTTSDKPVLATLQKNQLELHPEQMSVESSLSSAVTRQWKSSSALLFSCLGNKELCMQAACALHRQKKFTTQLTGGITKFDAERAAELAEFLLDGNLQGPLTRTAEDLVKRDSTGHDLLERVVLQCSEQLFSIYRNKDDKYFC from the exons ATGTCCTCCGGCGCCGACGCCTCCGACGTCGACGCCGCGCTCGCCCTCCTCTCCGGCCCCGACCTCGTGGCGCACCTCCGCGTCACCTGCCGCAGGGCGGACTACGAAGCGGCCGCGCGGGTGCTCGGCGACCGCGACCGCAGGCACGCCCAGACCGaggccgcgcttgccgaggccCGGACGGGCCTGGCGGACCTGACCGCGGAAGTCCAGGCCCTGCAGGAACGCTACCTCGAGCTCAAGGCGGCGAGCCGCGGGCCGAGCAGCCGCTCCTCGGGTGGCGCGATAGCGGCCGCGGCGCCGCGAGTCAACCGGCGCGCTCAGGAGCCGGCCCCGAAGAGCACTattgacctctgcagcagcagcgacaacgacgagTTTGAGGAGGGGGAGTTCCGCCCTGGTGTCGCGGGGGTTTCTGGCACGCGGAAGGATTCCGCGTCCAAGGGCCAGGAAGGGCGCCGCGCGCGGGTTTCTCGCAAGAGGAAGGCACCCGCGTCCGCGTGCTCGTCCGACGACGACGAAATCTCGCTCAGCCAGCTTATAAAGAAGCGGAGCAGCGCTAAGCCTTGGGCTAATGGCGAACCCAAGAAGGGGCATGGAGATGTGCAGGCGAATTCTGCTGGACCATTGGGATTTGATCGGCCTGTGATTTCTCCCGCGATCAGGGGAATCCCCGAAGCAGTCTCTGAGCACATGGTTGCCAGCCCTGATGATCCAAAGGTGTCGGTTTTCATGCAGGGGACCGGGAATGGCCAATCGGGGAAGAATGAGGGATTGTCCAGGACAATGCCGAGTCCTGCACCCACTGGTTCCGGTGCTGGGAACGGCCCACACAAGAACGGCCCACACAAGAATGGCTCTGAATGCCAAACGAGGATCGGTGAGAAACAAAGTCCTGTTGCTCCCCCGGGGAATGATGCGTCCGTTCAGGTTAGAACTCCAAGCGTTACGAACATGGCGAGGACAAATGTGGGATCAGCACGAGTTGTTGCTGAGACGCCCATGCAGCACACTCATTCTACATCGGATGGAACTGTCAACGTGGCTCTCAAGTCTATGGAAGGGCAGGAGAAAGCAATTGGTTTAGTGCACAAGACGAAGGTGTCGCTGGATACTAATGGAACTGGGGACAAAGCTAGGATCGTGTTGAAGGATACTAGAGAGCAACAGAAACCAGCTGGCCTAGTGCTCCACACAAAGGTGTTGCCAAGAAGTGATGGAATTAAGGAACAAGGGGGTAAGCTCAGTCCTTTTCGTAGCCAGGTGGATGCTCATGGAGGCAGATCCACAACATCAGATAAGCCAGTGTTAGCCACCTTGCAGAAAAACCAGCTTGAGCTGCATCCGGAGCAAATGTCAGTAGAGAGTTCATTGTCTTCAGCAGTTACAAGACAGTGGAAATcttcttcagctcttcttttcTCATGCCTAGGAAATAAGGAGCTTTGTATGCAAGCTGCTTGTGCTCTTCACCGCCAGAAAAAGTTTACAACTCAGCTAACTGGAGGAATCACCAAATTTGATGCAGAAAG GgcggctgagttggcagaatttctTTTGGATGGCAACCTTCAGGGACCGCTGACAAGAACTGCTGAGGACCTAGTGAAGCGTGATTCTACAGGTCATGATTTACTTGAGAGAGTAGTATTGCAATGCTCTGAGCAG